The following proteins are encoded in a genomic region of Zea mays cultivar B73 chromosome 9, Zm-B73-REFERENCE-NAM-5.0, whole genome shotgun sequence:
- the LOC100193777 gene encoding uncharacterized protein LOC100193777, producing the protein MSAPPSLKTPATAVAVSRRSVATPRATGLRGACAPPTRRLRCSASAAVAGASTEMADAPLDWAERSLEELHSLPDHDTFCLMALSPLDGRYDRFVKELMPFFSEFGLIRYRVLIEIKWLLKLSQIPEITEVPQFSKEAQSLLNAIIENFCIDDAKEVKKIEKVTNHDVKAVEYFLKQRCSSNPEIAKVSEFFHFGCTSEDINNLSHALALKEGVNKVMFPAMIDLCRAMCSLATQNSGYPMLARTHGQPASPTTVGKEMANFAARLSDIGKSFSEVKILGKFAGAVGNYNADVVAYPEVDWPKVAEEFVRSLGLQFNPYVTQIEPHDYISKLFNLFTQFNNVLTDFDRDMWSYISLGYFKQIPKAGEVGSSTMPHKINPIDFENSDGNLCQANSILSGISMKLPISRLQRDLTDSTVLRNLGMGLGHSLLAYKATMRGISKVQLNESRLAEDLEQTWEVLAEPIQTVMRRYGIPEPYEKLKELTRGQAVTKDSMQQFINGLDIPEEVRSKLSKLTPHSYTGLAEDLARDIEKWVDLESGFQIK; encoded by the exons ATGTCAGCGCCGCCGTCGCTCAAGACCCCGGCAACCGCCGTAGCGGTCTCTCGGCGCTCGGTCGCCACCCCGAGAGCCACCGGGCTTCGCGGCGCCTGTGCTCCCCCGACTCGGCGCCTCCGGTGCTCAGCCTCCGCCGCCGTGGCCGGGGCTTCCACCGAG ATGGCTGATGCTCCGCTGGACTGGGCAGAGAGGTCGCTGGAGGAGTTACACAGCTTGCCGGACCACGACACGTTCTGCTTGATGGCGCTCTCGCCGCTGGACGGGCGGTACGATCGCTTCGTCAAGGAGCTGATGCCCTTTTTCAGCGAGTTCGGCCTAATCAGATACCGCGTTCTCATCGAG ATCAAGTGGCTACTGAAACTTTCTCAAATTCCTGAGATCACTGAGGTGCCTCAGTTCAGCAAGGAAGCTCAGTCCTTGTTGAATGCCATTATTGAGAATTTTTGCATAGATGATGCAAAAGAAGTTAAGAAAATCGAGAAAGTAACCAACCATGACGTGAAAGCCGTGGAGTACTTTCTGAAGCAAAGGTGCAGCTCAAATCCAGAGATTGCAAAG GTGTCGGAATTCTTCCATTTTGGTTGTACCTCTGAAGATATTAACAATCTATCACATGCATTGGCTTTGAAAGAGGGGGTAAATAAAGTTATGTTCCCTGCCATGATCGATCTATGCAGAGCAATGTGTTCCTTGGCAACACAAAATTCAGGCTACCCTATGTTGGCTCGAACTCATGGGCAG CCAGCATCACCAACAACTGTGGGAAAGGAGATGGCAAACTTCGCGGCCAGATTATCTGATATAGGAAAGAGTTTCTCAGAGGTGAAGATACTAGGGAAATTTGCTGGCGCTGTTGGCAATTACAATGCTGATGTGGTTGCATATCCTGAAGTTGACTGGCCTAAGGTGGCAGAAGAGTTTGTTAGATCCTTGGGTTTGCAGTTTAATCCCTATGTTACTCAG ATTGAGCCTCATGACTACATATCAAAGCTCTTCAATCTATTCACCCAGTTTAACAATGTGTTGACTGATTTTGATAGAGACATGTGGTCCTATATATCATTAGGCTACTTCAAGCAG aTACCAAAGGCTGGTGAAGTTGGTTCTTCCACTATGCCTCATAAAATCAACcccattgattttgaaaatagtgatgGCAATTTATGTCAAGCGAATTCTATATTGTCTGGTATAAGCATGAAACTACCAATATCCCGGTTGCAG CGTGACCTAACAGACTCGACTGTTTTGAGAAACCTGGGTATGGGATTAGGTCATTCTCTATTGGCTTACAAAGCTACCATGCGTGGAATCAGCAAGGTTCAG TTGAATGAATCACGTTTAGCTGAAGACCTGGAGCAAACTTGGGAGGTCCTTGCTGAGCCAATACAGACA GTGATGCGAAGATATGGGATACCTGAACCTTATGAGAAGCTGAAGGAACTGACGAGAGGCCAAGCTGTCACCAAGGACAGCATGCAGCAATTCATTAATGGTCTAGACATACCGGAGGAGGTTCGATCGAAGCTTTCGAAGCTAACCCCGCATTCCTACACTGGGCTAGCGGAGGATTTGGCCAGAGACATCGAGAAGTGGGTTGATCTTGAATCTGGATTTCAGATCAAGTGA